From the Pirellulales bacterium genome, one window contains:
- a CDS encoding cytochrome c3 family protein, with protein sequence MNDSAKPSIPLKAVVAALVALLIGGGWLLWPDSPQSRLARSADNLPELLPQPRQDGEFITSQGCRGCHAEQFASWHATYHRTMTQPATPETVKADFDDVTLELGNHEYRLSQVGNEFFVEMPNPDASSEADSQAVAARIKQRVAMTTGSHRFQYIWLANGPDSLFKSIPFAYLIEDRRWVPVGDATLEPPAVPGSTPSIQPAVFWNDDCSRCHAVAPLPNLHADLKGADTRVAELGIACEACHGPGAAHAARHRTGVASELADKSSGLANASDPTIVTPTNGDHRVSAQICGQCHSVFTYKETGNQKLGSGARYRAGDDLTLDRYIVRPLAREPDPLAREAIAEFFRDDGGGIGGQRHEFWDDGTPRIAGREYNALLETACYLRGSMTCVSCHSMHDSDPNDQLAAQMDGNQACFQCHAEYRDRVAEHTHHDVNSSGSACVNCHMPNTSYTQLTFTRSHRVDSPSVASDLAGRPNACVLCHLDQTLSWAAQHLASWYGQAVPALDEAQSSLAVAVIYALRGDACQRALIAWHARWEPARAVSGATWIAPLVSELLVDPYAAVRYQAARTLKTLPSFENFSYDFIAPEETRVMRKQQAIRQWEQRGAAAADRHGPRVLLDADGAVMFDGLRRLLNQRDDRPMRCAN encoded by the coding sequence ATGAACGACAGCGCGAAGCCTTCGATCCCCCTCAAAGCAGTCGTGGCGGCGTTGGTCGCATTGCTGATCGGTGGTGGATGGCTACTGTGGCCTGACAGTCCGCAGTCCCGCCTAGCCAGATCCGCAGACAATTTGCCGGAACTCTTGCCGCAGCCGCGGCAGGACGGAGAGTTCATCACATCGCAGGGTTGCCGCGGGTGCCATGCCGAGCAGTTCGCCAGTTGGCATGCCACGTATCATCGCACCATGACTCAGCCAGCCACTCCTGAGACCGTCAAGGCCGACTTCGACGACGTAACGCTCGAACTTGGCAATCATGAATATCGATTGAGCCAAGTAGGAAACGAGTTCTTCGTCGAGATGCCGAACCCCGATGCGTCCTCGGAAGCCGATTCTCAAGCCGTCGCGGCGCGCATCAAGCAACGGGTGGCCATGACCACGGGCTCGCACCGGTTTCAATATATATGGCTGGCGAACGGGCCGGACAGCCTCTTTAAGTCCATTCCCTTCGCGTATCTTATCGAAGACCGTCGCTGGGTTCCCGTCGGCGATGCGACTCTAGAGCCCCCAGCGGTTCCTGGCAGCACGCCTAGCATTCAGCCCGCGGTTTTCTGGAACGACGACTGTTCACGTTGCCATGCGGTCGCCCCACTTCCTAATCTGCATGCCGATCTGAAGGGAGCCGATACCCGTGTGGCCGAGCTGGGCATCGCTTGCGAAGCGTGCCACGGCCCCGGAGCAGCCCATGCTGCGCGGCATCGGACAGGCGTGGCCAGCGAGTTGGCCGACAAAAGTTCTGGTTTGGCAAACGCGTCTGATCCCACGATCGTGACACCGACTAACGGCGATCATCGCGTCTCGGCGCAGATCTGTGGGCAATGTCACAGCGTGTTTACATATAAAGAGACGGGCAATCAGAAATTGGGCTCCGGCGCGCGGTACCGTGCCGGCGACGATTTAACGCTCGACCGGTACATCGTCAGGCCGCTCGCGCGCGAGCCGGACCCGCTTGCTCGCGAAGCCATTGCCGAATTCTTTCGCGACGACGGCGGTGGCATCGGAGGACAGCGGCACGAATTCTGGGATGACGGCACTCCACGGATTGCCGGGCGCGAGTACAACGCTCTACTAGAAACAGCGTGCTACCTGCGCGGCTCGATGACCTGTGTTTCCTGCCACTCGATGCACGATAGCGATCCTAACGATCAGCTTGCGGCCCAGATGGACGGCAATCAGGCTTGCTTTCAATGCCATGCCGAGTATCGGGATCGAGTCGCGGAACACACGCATCACGATGTCAACAGTTCCGGTAGCGCCTGCGTCAATTGTCATATGCCGAATACCTCATATACGCAGTTGACGTTCACGCGTTCGCATCGCGTCGACAGTCCGTCGGTGGCTTCCGATCTCGCAGGCCGGCCCAACGCCTGCGTGCTGTGCCATCTCGATCAAACGTTATCCTGGGCAGCTCAGCACTTGGCCAGTTGGTATGGGCAGGCCGTGCCAGCGCTGGACGAAGCCCAAAGTTCTTTGGCCGTAGCAGTGATATACGCCTTGCGTGGCGATGCGTGTCAACGAGCGTTAATTGCCTGGCACGCGCGGTGGGAGCCAGCCCGGGCTGTGTCGGGCGCGACTTGGATCGCGCCGCTGGTGAGCGAATTGTTGGTTGATCCGTATGCCGCCGTGCGTTATCAAGCGGCCCGGACTCTGAAAACATTGCCAAGCTTCGAGAACTTCTCCTACGACTTTATTGCCCCCGAGGAAACGCGCGTGATGCGCAAGCAGCAGGCGATCCGGCAGTGGGAACAGCGGGGAGCGGCGGCGGCCGACCGCCATGGTCCGCGCGTGCTGCTCGACGCGGACGGCGCCGTGATGTTTGACGGCTTGCGCCGGCTATTGAACCAACGAGACGATCGACCAATGCGCTGTGCCAACTAG
- a CDS encoding tetratricopeptide repeat protein produces MQSKRRTVAKPRDGRMNTSAAGSPSEPAVSARIPSAARPDRRTRYIALGLLLAVMVVFAQTRRFGFIEGDEVALGLADAVDDQKLVRNEARVVAPMVRLIASEPILRSAHRAEMRRFGRQPAGYHLVSMAIHIASALLLFLLVCHMTRSRALAGGAVWRSGFAAALFAVHPWASSPVAWVSAQGDLLSTLFALLMIWAYALYVERPTWQRYSLVMLCLVSGLLCSVSLVTVPVVLLLLDFWPLQRLHSEAVDIAQRRRAMGMLLMEKLPFVAICAVVGAAVLRTFGLAGLAAVQESNVRAAEWVLTTAHEVAMFCWPWSQTPFYAPLGGAISSGQVVAAGSLLVFVSLATIWQWRHRPYLATGWFWFLVMLAPSVIWAGQSDSLQSAEQCRCFAGIGLAIIASWGGAELVSRLRMAPIGAATGAAGLLLALTVSCHSQVSAWSNNVTLAEHALQVDPHSYRAHDFKGDMLVKQGQYAGATREYRLALDEMPAGSVPHVQLQMAVALGELGEFTEAEDFCHRAADAHPRLAVVNCTLAELLLRQRRWHEAENSCQEAIAADPQCAQAYCDLALAYLELDRFDGAVRYGRRAVKLAPEVAKYQANLGVILLRSGRVDQAQTACEEATRIEPFAAKTWYNLGLVQGRRGLIREAAISLARAAELDPQAADSWLHLGKMQALQGQLDAAANSLQKAAQIVPTSAEAHLDLGWVRHHQSRPAEAIAEYREARRLRPAWSEPTARLAWILATCPWNDVRRPAEAVKLAEEAARSDTTLTTGTLDTLAAAYATAGRYGLAAHTIRRALDQLSPDDPIVPALSARWDLYTAGQPYRETIVPGGNPK; encoded by the coding sequence ATGCAAAGTAAACGACGAACCGTTGCCAAGCCTCGCGACGGACGAATGAATACGTCCGCGGCAGGGAGCCCTTCCGAGCCGGCCGTCAGCGCGCGCATACCATCCGCGGCGCGCCCCGATCGTCGCACGCGGTACATAGCACTCGGATTGCTGCTCGCCGTGATGGTCGTCTTCGCGCAAACGCGCCGTTTCGGATTCATCGAGGGGGACGAAGTTGCGTTGGGGCTCGCCGACGCCGTCGATGATCAAAAGTTAGTACGGAACGAGGCTCGCGTCGTAGCTCCCATGGTGCGCCTGATCGCTAGTGAACCGATACTCCGAAGCGCGCACCGGGCCGAGATGCGGCGTTTTGGCCGGCAGCCCGCGGGTTACCATTTGGTCAGCATGGCGATCCATATCGCGAGTGCTTTGCTGCTCTTTCTTTTGGTGTGTCACATGACTCGGTCGCGTGCGCTTGCCGGCGGGGCGGTGTGGCGCAGTGGATTTGCAGCAGCACTATTCGCCGTTCATCCGTGGGCATCCTCGCCCGTCGCTTGGGTATCGGCCCAGGGAGACCTATTAAGCACGCTTTTTGCCTTGTTGATGATCTGGGCATATGCACTGTATGTCGAACGGCCCACTTGGCAACGCTACTCGCTCGTGATGCTCTGTCTGGTGTCGGGGCTGCTCTGCAGTGTAAGTTTGGTGACCGTTCCGGTTGTCTTGCTGCTGTTAGATTTCTGGCCGCTGCAACGATTGCACAGCGAAGCAGTTGATATCGCACAACGACGGCGCGCGATGGGCATGCTCCTCATGGAAAAACTGCCGTTTGTGGCCATTTGCGCCGTCGTCGGTGCGGCTGTGTTGCGGACCTTCGGCCTCGCGGGCCTTGCTGCGGTACAAGAATCAAATGTTCGCGCCGCGGAATGGGTTTTAACCACGGCGCATGAAGTCGCGATGTTCTGCTGGCCGTGGTCGCAGACGCCGTTCTATGCGCCGCTTGGTGGCGCAATTTCCTCTGGGCAAGTAGTGGCGGCCGGTAGCCTGCTGGTTTTCGTATCGTTGGCAACGATATGGCAGTGGCGCCATAGACCATATCTGGCAACAGGTTGGTTTTGGTTTCTTGTCATGCTAGCTCCAAGCGTTATTTGGGCGGGGCAGTCAGACTCCCTGCAAAGTGCCGAACAGTGCCGTTGTTTTGCCGGGATTGGACTGGCGATTATTGCCAGTTGGGGCGGCGCAGAGCTCGTCTCACGTTTACGCATGGCGCCGATTGGTGCGGCTACCGGCGCGGCAGGGCTTCTGTTGGCCTTAACGGTATCGTGCCACTCGCAGGTCTCCGCCTGGAGCAACAACGTGACGCTGGCGGAACACGCGCTGCAGGTCGATCCGCATAGCTATCGGGCCCACGATTTTAAAGGTGACATGTTGGTAAAGCAGGGCCAATACGCCGGCGCCACTAGAGAATATCGCCTGGCGCTCGACGAGATGCCTGCCGGCAGCGTGCCACACGTGCAGCTGCAAATGGCTGTGGCGTTGGGCGAGCTCGGAGAATTCACCGAAGCCGAAGATTTCTGCCATCGCGCAGCAGATGCGCACCCCAGACTTGCCGTGGTAAATTGCACGTTGGCCGAATTACTGCTCAGGCAGCGGCGCTGGCACGAAGCAGAGAATTCTTGCCAAGAGGCTATTGCCGCTGATCCGCAGTGCGCTCAGGCGTATTGTGATCTGGCGCTGGCTTATTTGGAATTGGATCGCTTTGACGGGGCAGTGCGTTACGGGCGGCGAGCCGTGAAGCTCGCGCCCGAGGTCGCCAAATACCAGGCCAACCTCGGTGTCATTTTGCTACGGAGCGGCCGAGTCGATCAGGCCCAGACCGCCTGTGAAGAGGCGACGCGAATAGAGCCCTTCGCGGCCAAGACCTGGTACAACCTGGGGCTGGTGCAGGGTCGCCGCGGGCTGATCAGGGAAGCGGCCATAAGCTTGGCGCGGGCCGCGGAGCTCGATCCGCAGGCGGCCGACTCCTGGTTGCACTTGGGAAAGATGCAGGCGCTGCAGGGACAACTAGATGCGGCCGCGAATAGCTTGCAAAAAGCCGCGCAAATAGTTCCGACAAGCGCCGAAGCGCACCTCGATCTGGGTTGGGTGCGTCATCACCAGTCGCGACCGGCCGAAGCTATCGCCGAGTACCGTGAAGCGCGTCGGCTGCGTCCCGCCTGGTCCGAGCCCACGGCGCGGCTGGCTTGGATATTGGCAACGTGCCCGTGGAATGACGTACGCCGACCTGCCGAAGCAGTTAAACTGGCAGAAGAGGCCGCACGGTCGGATACGACTCTAACGACGGGCACACTGGATACGTTGGCAGCCGCCTACGCCACGGCCGGACGCTACGGACTCGCGGCGCACACGATTCGCCGCGCGCTCGACCAACTGAGCCCCGACGATCCGATCGTGCCGGCGCTAAGCGCCCGGTGGGACTTATACACAGCGGGCCAGCCTTATCGCGAAACGATTGTGCCCGGCGGCAACCCAAAGTAG
- a CDS encoding cytochrome c3 family protein has product MLWPENRRPSEAVSADALGGLLPQPRLDGAFITSQGCRECHAEQFASWHTTYHRTMTQPATPENVRADFDDVTLELRGYEFRLIREGNEYWVELPDLDYAHADLSVPLSDLAAPRVKRRIVMTTGSHHAQFIWMAPSTAGGLLRSVPFVYLFDDQRWIPIEDAVLGTAPVAGLNTWNADCIRCHSVGAIPSISPDLSRAETRVAELGISCEACHGPGAAHAERHRSGVAACRAHDQPDPTIVLPNHVDHRVSAQICGQCHSVFTYKGTRQHDLAAGYSYRAGGELTADRYIVQPLARETDPQAREVITEFFQDLAGGERSEFWDDGTPRISGREYNGLLESACYQRGTMSCVSCHSMHDSPPNDQLSAPGDSNQSCYQCHEDYRAKLIEHTHHLADSTGSACYNCHMPHTAYGQYVFSRTHRVDSPSVASDLAGRPNACILCHLDQTLPWVAKHLASWYGQAEPVLDEAQTSVSAAVMYALRGDACQRALIAWHARWEPARAVSGTSWLAPTIAQLLTDPYAAVRYQAMRSLKTLPGFEKLIYDYIAPADVRVARQKQAFQLWEQQGAAATDRRGAQWLLNADGTLMINRAQQLLEKRDDRPLRCVN; this is encoded by the coding sequence ATGTTGTGGCCGGAGAATCGGCGGCCCAGCGAGGCCGTTTCCGCAGACGCTCTCGGCGGTCTCTTGCCACAGCCACGTTTGGATGGCGCGTTTATTACGTCGCAGGGTTGCCGCGAGTGCCATGCTGAACAGTTTGCCAGTTGGCACACCACCTATCACCGCACCATGACCCAGCCGGCCACGCCGGAAAACGTGAGGGCGGACTTCGACGACGTGACGCTTGAATTACGCGGTTACGAGTTTCGCTTAATTCGAGAGGGGAACGAATATTGGGTTGAACTACCCGACTTGGACTATGCCCATGCCGACCTGAGCGTTCCCTTATCGGATCTGGCCGCGCCAAGAGTCAAACGGCGGATCGTGATGACCACCGGCTCGCACCATGCGCAGTTCATCTGGATGGCGCCCTCAACCGCGGGAGGGCTGCTCAGATCGGTGCCGTTTGTCTATTTGTTCGACGATCAGCGATGGATACCGATCGAAGATGCCGTGTTGGGCACAGCGCCAGTGGCAGGATTGAACACGTGGAATGCCGACTGCATTCGGTGCCATTCGGTGGGTGCCATACCGTCAATCAGCCCCGATTTGTCCCGTGCCGAGACGCGGGTCGCCGAATTGGGCATCAGCTGCGAGGCATGCCACGGTCCTGGGGCAGCGCATGCTGAGCGGCACCGAAGTGGCGTGGCCGCTTGCCGGGCGCACGACCAGCCGGATCCGACCATTGTGCTGCCCAATCATGTTGACCATCGCGTTTCGGCGCAAATTTGCGGTCAATGCCACAGCGTGTTCACTTACAAAGGCACACGCCAACACGATTTGGCAGCAGGTTACAGCTACCGCGCCGGCGGCGAATTGACGGCGGACCGCTACATCGTGCAGCCGCTCGCGCGCGAGACCGATCCGCAAGCGCGCGAGGTGATTACCGAATTCTTCCAAGACCTGGCCGGCGGCGAGCGCTCGGAATTCTGGGATGACGGCACGCCGCGCATCTCGGGACGCGAGTACAACGGGTTGCTGGAATCTGCCTGTTATCAACGCGGCACAATGAGTTGCGTATCGTGCCACTCAATGCATGACAGCCCTCCCAACGACCAACTATCAGCCCCCGGCGACAGCAACCAGTCCTGCTACCAATGCCACGAGGACTACCGCGCGAAGCTCATCGAACATACGCACCACCTGGCGGACAGCACGGGTAGCGCTTGCTATAACTGCCACATGCCTCATACCGCTTATGGGCAATACGTGTTTAGCCGTACGCATCGTGTCGATAGTCCGTCGGTGGCTTCGGATCTCGCAGGTCGGCCGAATGCCTGTATCCTTTGCCACTTGGATCAGACGCTCCCCTGGGTCGCCAAGCATTTGGCGAGTTGGTATGGCCAGGCCGAGCCTGTTCTAGACGAAGCCCAAACTTCTGTGTCGGCCGCGGTGATGTACGCACTGCGCGGTGACGCGTGCCAACGAGCTTTGATCGCCTGGCATGCGCGATGGGAGCCGGCGCGCGCCGTTTCGGGAACTTCCTGGCTCGCCCCCACGATTGCACAATTGCTGACAGACCCCTACGCCGCCGTGCGGTATCAGGCGATGCGATCGTTAAAGACATTGCCGGGTTTCGAGAAGCTCATCTACGACTACATCGCTCCGGCTGACGTGCGTGTTGCGCGACAGAAGCAAGCTTTTCAGCTGTGGGAACAGCAAGGCGCCGCAGCGACCGATCGGCGCGGGGCGCAGTGGTTATTGAATGCCGATGGCACGCTCATGATAAATCGCGCGCAACAGCTTTTGGAGAAACGGGACGATCGACCACTGCGCTGTGTCAATTAG
- a CDS encoding helix-turn-helix transcriptional regulator — translation MRQEAQIQSEFGKALRKVRMKVGISQEALADLAGIHRTYVGDVERGERNISLINMMRLSAALEVRLSQVVLDMERNLS, via the coding sequence GTGCGCCAAGAAGCCCAAATACAGTCCGAGTTCGGGAAAGCCTTACGTAAAGTCCGTATGAAGGTCGGCATTTCCCAAGAGGCTCTGGCTGATCTGGCTGGCATTCACCGGACGTATGTCGGTGACGTGGAACGCGGTGAGCGGAATATCAGCCTGATCAACATGATGCGGCTCTCGGCCGCGCTGGAAGTTCGCCTGAGCCAGGTCGTCCTAGACATGGAACGGAACCTGAGCTGA